The following are from one region of the Myotis daubentonii chromosome 2, mMyoDau2.1, whole genome shotgun sequence genome:
- the LOC132226669 gene encoding protein transport protein Sec61 subunit beta-like produces MDKGLQCKGSPSSFSSCRSCEGSTASLPSVSGPCHLQFPECLAQPPSGTNVGSSGCSPSKAVAAREASSTVWQRKTASCGTRSAGHTTLAGTAGDVAVLHEDSPGLKVGPVTVLVMSLLFIASVFMLHIWGKYTRS; encoded by the exons atggataaagggcttcAGTGTAAG ggcaGTCCATCCAGTTTCTCCAGCTGCCGGTCCTGTGAGGGCTCCACCGCTTCCCTGCCTTCTGTTTCGGGTCCCTGCCACCTCCAGTTTCCAGAATGCTTGGCCCAACCCCCCAGTGGCACCAACGTGGGCTCCTCAGGATGCTCCCCCAGTAAAGCGGTGGCCGCCCGGGAGGCGAGTAGCACGGTCTGGCAGAGGAAAACTGCCAGCTGTGGAACAAGGAGCGCAGGCCACACAACCTTAGCAGGCACTGCAGGGGATGTGGCGGTTCTACATGAAGACTCACCTGGCCTCAAAGTTGGCCCTGTTACAGTATTGGTTATGAGTCTTCTGTTCATCGCTTCTGTATTTATGTTGCACATTTGGGGCAAGTACACTCGTTCATAG